Proteins from a single region of Pseudomonas quebecensis:
- a CDS encoding L-threonylcarbamoyladenylate synthase, giving the protein MSQFFQIHPENPQPRLIKQAVEIIRAGGVVIYPTDSSYAIGCQIGDKSAVERVRRLRQLDDKHNFALICSDLSQLGLFAKVDTGTFRLLKAHTPGPYTFILNATREVPRLLLHPKKRTIGLRVPEHPIALALLAELGEPLMSVSLIMPGETEPLEDPYEMRQLLEKQVDLIIDGGFGGAKASTVINLADGEPEVIRIGCGDPAPFMAEA; this is encoded by the coding sequence GTGAGTCAATTCTTCCAGATTCATCCGGAAAACCCCCAGCCACGCCTGATTAAACAGGCCGTGGAGATCATTCGCGCCGGCGGCGTAGTGATCTATCCAACGGATTCGTCCTACGCGATCGGTTGCCAGATCGGCGACAAAAGCGCAGTCGAGCGTGTCAGACGCCTGCGTCAGCTGGACGACAAGCACAACTTTGCGCTGATCTGCAGCGACCTGTCCCAACTGGGCCTGTTCGCCAAGGTCGATACCGGCACGTTTCGACTGCTCAAGGCGCACACGCCGGGGCCTTACACCTTTATTCTCAACGCTACCCGCGAAGTGCCGCGCCTGCTGCTGCACCCCAAGAAGCGCACCATCGGCCTGCGCGTGCCGGAACATCCGATTGCCCTGGCGCTGCTGGCCGAGCTGGGGGAGCCACTGATGAGCGTATCGCTGATCATGCCCGGTGAGACCGAGCCGCTGGAAGATCCGTACGAGATGCGTCAGCTCCTGGAAAAACAGGTGGACCTGATCATCGACGGCGGTTTCGGCGGCGCCAAGGCGTCCACCGTGATCAATCTGGCAGACGGCGAGCCGGAAGTGATCCGGATCGGCTGCGGCGACCCCGCGCCCTTCATGGCCGAGGCCTGA
- a CDS encoding segregation and condensation protein A encodes MEVFLEAFEGPLDLLLYLIRKQNINILDIPVAEITRQYMGYVELMQSVRLELAAEYLVMAAMLAEIKSRMLLPRSETVEAEEDDPRAELIRRLQEYERFKAAAEGIDGLSRVGRDVVVPKLDAPEARARKLLPDVSLEELLMSMAEVLRRGDMFESHQVSREALSTRERMSDVLERLKGGGFVPFVELFTAEEGRLGVVVTFMAILELVKESLVELVQNEPFAAIHVRARAE; translated from the coding sequence CTGGAAGTGTTCCTGGAAGCGTTCGAAGGCCCGCTGGACTTGCTGCTGTACCTGATTCGCAAGCAGAACATTAATATTCTCGATATCCCCGTGGCGGAAATCACCCGCCAGTACATGGGCTATGTCGAGCTGATGCAGTCGGTGCGCCTGGAACTGGCGGCCGAGTACCTGGTGATGGCCGCCATGCTCGCCGAGATCAAATCGCGCATGTTGCTGCCGCGTTCGGAGACAGTGGAGGCCGAAGAGGATGACCCGCGCGCCGAACTGATCCGACGTCTGCAGGAGTACGAACGCTTCAAGGCCGCCGCCGAGGGCATCGACGGTTTGAGCCGCGTCGGCCGCGACGTGGTGGTGCCCAAGCTCGACGCACCCGAGGCCCGCGCGCGCAAGCTGTTGCCGGACGTGAGCCTGGAGGAATTGCTGATGTCCATGGCCGAGGTGCTGCGCCGTGGCGACATGTTTGAAAGCCACCAGGTCAGCCGCGAAGCGCTGTCTACCCGCGAACGCATGAGCGATGTGCTGGAACGCCTTAAAGGCGGCGGTTTCGTGCCGTTTGTCGAGCTGTTCACCGCTGAAGAAGGGCGCCTGGGGGTGGTGGTGACCTTTATGGCGATCCTTGAACTGGTCAAGGAGTCCTTGGTCGAGCTGGTCCAGAATGAGCCTTTTGCGGCTATCCACGTGCGGGCGCGAGCCGAATAA
- the scpB gene encoding SMC-Scp complex subunit ScpB has product MNLTEPRELAPLLEAFLLASGKPQSLERLFELFEEAERPEPPVFKKALEILRKSCDGRAFELREVASGYRLQIREKFSPWVGRLWEERPQRYSRAMLETMALIAYRQPITRGEIEDVRGVAVNSHIVKTLLEREWIRIVGYRDVPGKPAMFATTKVFLDHFNLKNLDDLPPLAELREMEAEPVLDFDDAPVPASLQELADATAEPEEPKDETSFHTLLLELDDMEQGIKTDFDDLLRDGAAEPETRMSVEVEPEPEEDILGVAQAREKLLAAVAALEQPPLSDEEDEARALAEAIENERHQLED; this is encoded by the coding sequence ATGAATCTGACTGAACCCCGCGAACTGGCGCCGCTGCTGGAGGCTTTTCTCCTGGCCTCGGGTAAGCCGCAGTCCCTGGAGCGCCTGTTCGAACTGTTTGAAGAGGCCGAACGCCCCGAGCCGCCGGTGTTCAAGAAGGCCCTGGAAATTCTGCGCAAATCCTGCGACGGCCGGGCCTTTGAACTGCGCGAAGTGGCGTCGGGTTATCGCCTGCAGATCCGTGAGAAATTTTCCCCCTGGGTTGGCCGATTGTGGGAAGAGCGCCCGCAGCGCTACTCGCGGGCGATGCTGGAAACCATGGCGTTGATCGCCTATCGGCAGCCGATTACCCGTGGCGAGATCGAGGATGTGCGCGGCGTGGCAGTCAACAGCCATATCGTCAAGACATTGCTGGAGCGTGAGTGGATTCGCATCGTCGGCTACCGCGACGTACCGGGAAAACCGGCGATGTTCGCCACCACCAAGGTGTTCCTGGACCATTTCAACCTGAAGAATCTCGACGACCTTCCGCCGCTTGCCGAATTGCGCGAAATGGAGGCCGAACCGGTTCTGGATTTCGACGACGCACCGGTGCCCGCGAGTTTGCAGGAACTGGCCGATGCCACGGCCGAGCCGGAAGAGCCGAAGGACGAGACCAGTTTCCATACCTTGCTGCTGGAACTGGACGACATGGAGCAGGGCATCAAGACCGACTTTGATGATTTGCTGCGTGATGGGGCGGCCGAGCCGGAAACCCGGATGAGCGTGGAGGTCGAGCCTGAACCTGAGGAAGATATCCTCGGCGTGGCCCAAGCCCGTGAAAAACTCCTGGCCGCCGTCGCCGCCCTCGAACAGCCGCCCCTGAGCGACGAAGAAGACGAAGCCCGA